AGTTAGTTTCTTCTTAGTTTAAGGTATTAACTTGTTTACATTATATCGATGGCTCAGTATTTgatgtaatatatttttataggcctCTATTTGCtttgtattacagaatttttgaataaataaaaaataaataaaaataaaaaaaacttggaaTTTTTGCCCCTTTCACTTTTTTAAAAGTACATAGTTCTTTTAGCGGAATTtcggaataaatttttaaaacaaatattttaaatttactaaTAAAACAAACATGAAATTTCCCCCAATATACTTCGTAGTACAATTGCTCCCACaggttttttattttacaaaatatgcaTACCCATACTCACCCAATGATTCCTGCAATAAACGCGTCAATTTCGACTCACGATATGGTATATGAGGTGTACGTTCCACTAAAGCGGTGATAACTCTTCCCAAAGTTAGCAAGGACTGATTTATATTGACAGTCTCTCGAACACGGACGGCTTTCTCATTGCCagcttttgaaacattttcgcTACCAGCCAAATCGACTAAATTCAATTTGCCAATTTTAAGCATTTCCTCACCATCAATTCCATTTTCTTTGATATGTACCAGAATGGAGAATACAGTATGCGAACGAGATGATTGAGCATTCATTAGTGTTGATGCTGTACGACGACGTTCTTGACCTTTTTCCAATAGTTTGTAGACATCATCTTTGCTATGTACAGGAATTTCCTCCAAACCCTGGATTATAACAGAACCCTTTTTCGTACTATCATCAAAAATGCGTATTTTTGTATTATCATCGGTGGATAGTAAATCGAAGAGTTCTTCATTGTATAATTCAAGATAGGATATACGCATAGAGAATTCCACTTCCATCATACGTAATTCATCGAAGAGGTGACATAGAGCGCGTGGTATTATGCCAATATCAGAATCCTGCAATATGAGAAAACAACGAATGAGTcattttctaataaataaaaaccgAAACGCAACTCCTTATCAAAGGCTTTATTGAttggcaataaaaaaaaactggtcTGACTGGTCTTTTGTGCAGCATcatttttgttgcttttttctACCTGCTTTTCTAATATTCCTATACTATACTTACATCTTCCCAAGATGATTTCAATTCAGCGGACTGATTTCCCACCATTGTGTGTGTTTTACCCGTACCAGTTTGGCCATAAGCGAAAACAGTACAATTGTATCCGGATAGAACCTCTTCGATGAGTGGTCCCACCACAGCAGAATATACATCGACTTGTCTAGATTCCGGTCCAAATGTACGATCAAATGTGAATTTCTTTGTCAATTTTGAATCCAGTGTGTGGCGGGTCAATATTTCTTTGGGCGAAAGAACTTCCACAATTTCTGTTGAATGAATACATCGCTCGCGTTTATTTAAGGGCctaggaaaataaaattaaatgttgagagTGCAAGAGTTTTGTTATAAGAAAAAGGGTGGCATTAATTACCTGACTCTCACATATACTTGTATATTTTGGTTAGTTTTTCGCGGCGGCTGATTCACATGCGACGAATTCTGTGAAGATGTATTCATACTCATTATCAAAATCTATCAGGCTCACTActttttaattttcacaagttcTTGTTGTTTTAATTGCAATTTTCTTCTTTGAAATATGTATTGCGCGGTGCTTCCTTGTCTTTTAGACGCGACAATTCGAAAAAACCGTTCCAGTGATGGTATTTTAATCGATTATTATGTTCTGTTATCGATACTTCTTCTTTTGCTGTCAAAACATAACCGATTTGTAATCGAATTTACAGTTATGCCATCGCAAGAACCAATggtatattccaaaaaaaaaaacattaacccccattttcatgaagctccgttagtgctacgttagctaacgaacttttaaaccgtgatatctacatatctgtcatcttgcgtatagattccatatgccagttagaaacttaactgctgaaaatttttcagttaaagttaaccggagaaaatatatttatatttttctttctgttaactgacagttaaagcctaacggagctacatgaaaatgaccgtaaATTTGAAACCGAATTGAAAACAAAGACCTTACAAACCAATTAGAACTCAAACCGCATCGGAATGATAATACGCGAATATCATATCCGAAACGAGCAATTACCAGATAATGAAGCCGATGTATATTCGTCGGCggctccctgccagcatttcaaagttccatttcatcctcatcgctaccacagactcgtaagtgacactacaacTATCGCCAACTGTAGGccagtactatgttcattcttgcgaaaaaattctatagaaaccattatttcgcacataggaagcggtgtttatttaggtaacagggagcgatattgaactaagttggtggttgctgcttgctattacaaaattaacattttatttttccttgggcaattgatctgctactcctttgatcctttgtatattttcgaaacaaaaatataatctgtgtttgcgttataaacccgcacaaatagttttaataaataaattatttcttaattcacattgcaaatggcgccatgctataaacatcagtttttcaactaaaaaaaaaaaaataatgtaccacaaatggaaaaattttgctagtttttcgcattttgtggttttgtatggaatttcaacgcgaaaaccgaacagagtaccggcctataaacggaaaatgttatatttataagaatttttaaatgtttaatcaaattaataaacatctacagaatcgtgttttacttgactaaaatgattcttttacaactacctgaaagtgcactttttctgatagtttgaaggggctcttattggcgtcgttctaaattgatctaaaaaggcacctaataattgcactaatgagaatttttttatagtaacttggcgtggtacaacttctcaatagtgaccgcgtttttccgacgagttttgaatgtcatatacgattgttttcgacatggtggggattctcagtagtgccgtcaaattgaaaaaatgttggcagggctgacactaaatttgtGCTTAGCCCCCTCAGAGTTGGCGATTTTTATAGTGAGGTTAGCCCCtaccgagtctgtggtagcgatggggatgaaatggaactttgaaatgctggcaagaTATAAGGCACATAATAATtgaactcatgcgatacttttttataGTACCTTTGTATGGTACAACTTTGACGGCATTTttgcgaggagttttggatatcgtatacgacagttctcgacgtggtggggattctcagaagtgccgtcaaattcaaaaaatattgacagtgcttaccctgccaacattttttgaatttgggggcgcttctgagaatccccactacgtcgagaacaatcatatacgacatcaaaaactcgtcggaaaagcgccgtcactattgagaagttgtaccacgccaagttactacgaacaagtttctcatcagtgcaattattaggtgcctatttagatcaatttcgaaggacgccaataagaacccctgcaaactatcagaaaaagtgcattttaaggtaattgtagaagaatcattgtggtcaagtaaaacacgattgtgtagatgtttattgatttgattaaacatttataatttcttataaatataacatttttcggtttatctcatcacatttaacataatttgcattaaaggccggtatgcacctctagcgaaattttcggtagcaaaaatttatttaagtctacaacaaaaaaacagggctgtgtacacaaattttaaaccagctaatcgctttaaaaaattgttaatatatgttccaaatattcctcaaataaattgtttattatttacagaccttttaaaacttttacgcacacaatgattgtaataaattaaatgtttgctgccaaaatatgcttttgacaaccctgttattttcattagaggtgcgtaccagcttacaaaattgaacgctaccgaaaatttcgttagcataaatagcaatgcatttcttatgggaatgaaatttttcgctagaggtgcataccggccttaataaaagaatgatgttgagttttaagtagcaagttacatattgcagcgtctatcagccagtttgtttattttcgatggagacagcgtgcctggaaaaatatttgaaaaacgatcactttattctatttggaaagttgaaaattgttcaccatatacctttcacaattttaagcgtaatatctatgttttcagaactttattttcgtttttatttaaataaaatataacaagctggttgcgcttggggtttcacaaaaaataaaatggctcttctaacagtagtgatggcaaaatactttcatgtacattttgtactttttgatatgcttcccccatcacagttcgcgatggttgtggtgacatttacgagtctgtggtagcgatgaggatgaaatggaactttgaaatgctggcagggtataggttaggttaggttatgtggcagcccgatgtatcaggctcacttagactattcagtccattgtgataccacagtggtgaacttctctcttatcactgagtgctgcccgattccatgttaagctcaatgacaagggacctcctttttatagccgagtccgaacggcgttacacattgcagtgaaaccacttagagaagctttgtaaccctcagaaatgtcaccagcattactgaggtgggataatccgccgctgaaaaactttttggtgttcggtcgtagcaggaatcgaacccacgaccttgtgtatgcaaggcgggcatgctaaccattgcaccacggaggcTCCCACCGGGTGCTGGGTATGTGCTTTTGTTAATAAAAGTGAATTAACCTAAATTGGTTTTttggcgctgtagattgttattacttaaaatatttaaagaatcccgagaattttgaaaaaatcccgggattctgtAGTTTGAAATTCCGAATGCCTGGATTTATGAAAATCGAttccgaatgacagccctaaaCACTTAAAGATACTAAGTTTATAAGTTTTTAGGCaacttttattataaattggtgGAAATGAGCCAAATCataataaaacaattgaaaaagataTTTACTTTAAAATCAATTCTTAAAGGaaagtaaaaaacaacaattgtaGCGCGATAATGCAATCTTAATTCTGGCTTAAAAGTCTGTGGAAGCGATGGGAGTAAAATCAAACTTTAATATACAGCCAAGGTGCTTACcggcctttaattatttaaatggtTATGTCAGGTGCGTAATTTTGTAAATCCGTTACCAAAAGAGCAAACCTGCCGCCATGGATGTGTTCAGCAATTTTGTCCGTTGACCGTTAAACGCTTACCGCCAGTCGTTGGCAGTTTAATATCCATTCGTAAAAATGCTATCAATTCCGTTTGCATGACGAGCAGACAAGCAGACAAGAAGAACGTGTAAATAATCGTGAACTTTGCGGAAATAAATAATCTTAACAAATTcatcaaatttattttgaaagatggttaatgcaaaaaatttgaaaactccATTAAGCAGACCGCACACAAAGCCACAAACCAACAAATTCAAGCTTGCCAAAGGTCCTGGTGGTGCACATAAGGGAAACGGTCCTAAACCTCGATTCAAAGGATCACCACATGGCAAAGGACCATTTGTGAAATCAAAGGAGGACTTAAAAAAGGTGGATAATTATAATAGCTAtgtgttttgatttttgagaacatttgatCTGTTTTAGGAAAGAGCTTTGAAATTTCAACAACGTCAAGAGGCAAAAGCCGAAAAACAAAAAGAGTTGGAGGAACAACGTGCAAAggcaaaacaagaaaaagaagaaaaaatacgACAATATAAAAAGAAACGTCTGGAGAGGACAAAAGCCCTTAGTAAGAAGACACAACGTGGTCAACCGCTAATGAAAGATAGAATGCAACTTTTGCtcaaacaaattcaagaaatgaaAAGAAACGGTTGACATCAGGCAATGTATTCTAGTAAATTATTGTAAGTTTAGCTAGCCCTAGGATAATACCCATATTCGaaaatccacttccaggtgaatgtgaatcaattccacgatccactttcaccggaagttccgtgaaatcaattcacttgcaaaaggacaccaaattttcacgttcgtggaaTTGACAcgaatagtggaagtggaattgaagtggatatccgAACGTGGgtgtaaaagtttaacaaaaaattatatgttattaaaaataaataaaatcgatcGAT
This is a stretch of genomic DNA from Haematobia irritans isolate KBUSLIRL chromosome 4, ASM5000362v1, whole genome shotgun sequence. It encodes these proteins:
- the LOC142234920 gene encoding uncharacterized protein LOC142234920 codes for the protein MVNAKNLKTPLSRPHTKPQTNKFKLAKGPGGAHKGNGPKPRFKGSPHGKGPFVKSKEDLKKERALKFQQRQEAKAEKQKELEEQRAKAKQEKEEKIRQYKKKRLERTKALSKKTQRGQPLMKDRMQLLLKQIQEMKRNG